A genomic region of Deinococcus sp. Leaf326 contains the following coding sequences:
- a CDS encoding AAA family ATPase gives MIDSRRVFSMSCDLFPSLGTKGMVNMPSTCRSLLDPNGMAMRRVPWGALTAACQVLLGSVQAHQEGQTLTLECQDKHGGRQVIRVEQGQSNFSWVNAGTTVRPYLLILGEALIFGKHPELQERWQGLLETMKDVRLPLARIQLSNLSAQEPVKDAMCKVLDTLYTVGKLEGAYRVESEAALPAPARYEHTPLLWGGTVKRAAADPLSPESVLARRVGRGVRALLCGPTGCGKTELDKRVALQTGARLVSIKGRPGLEDRDMIGFISPTVQGPQWMDGPLARAWRLAQGGERVVLLVDELLRLDAYHRNVLIGGLDDVNAEELEALTGQAHPAGRYYTLELPGAGEVLYASTSLLSVICTTNVGGSYTQSGEIDPALLRRFQRTLFLEYPEAADILPVYRQACAPAAEVAYSLEVVTRSSTTADGQLLERPMNIGVTLNYLAEVQDLLDMGMLLRAALEAALLVTVVPFCCAMTQAGTPDEAGINMLKVKLQAECQQRKVA, from the coding sequence ATGATCGATTCCAGACGCGTGTTCTCGATGTCCTGCGACCTGTTTCCCAGCCTGGGGACGAAAGGGATGGTCAACATGCCTTCCACCTGCCGGAGCCTGCTCGATCCGAACGGGATGGCCATGCGTCGGGTGCCCTGGGGGGCCTTGACGGCCGCATGTCAGGTGCTGCTCGGCTCAGTGCAGGCGCATCAGGAGGGGCAGACCCTCACCCTGGAGTGTCAAGACAAGCACGGTGGGCGACAGGTGATTCGCGTCGAGCAGGGACAGAGCAACTTCTCGTGGGTGAACGCCGGGACGACGGTTCGGCCGTACCTGTTGATTCTCGGCGAGGCCTTGATCTTTGGGAAACACCCGGAGTTGCAGGAGCGCTGGCAAGGCCTGCTGGAGACGATGAAGGACGTCCGCCTGCCGCTCGCCAGGATACAGTTGAGCAACCTGAGCGCCCAGGAGCCGGTTAAGGACGCCATGTGCAAGGTGCTCGACACGCTCTACACCGTGGGGAAGCTTGAGGGGGCCTACCGGGTGGAGAGCGAAGCGGCCCTCCCTGCGCCGGCACGCTATGAGCACACGCCACTCCTGTGGGGTGGGACGGTCAAGCGGGCGGCCGCCGATCCCCTCTCTCCCGAAAGCGTGCTGGCTCGCCGGGTGGGCCGGGGCGTCCGGGCGTTGCTCTGTGGGCCGACCGGGTGTGGGAAGACCGAACTGGACAAGCGCGTGGCCCTCCAGACGGGCGCGCGCCTGGTGAGCATCAAGGGGCGGCCAGGCCTGGAAGACCGGGACATGATCGGGTTCATCTCCCCCACCGTGCAGGGACCACAATGGATGGATGGGCCGCTCGCCCGGGCGTGGCGGCTCGCGCAGGGAGGCGAGCGGGTGGTGCTGCTGGTGGACGAGCTGCTGCGCCTGGATGCCTATCACCGCAACGTCCTGATTGGGGGACTGGATGATGTCAATGCCGAGGAGCTGGAAGCGTTGACGGGACAGGCGCATCCGGCGGGGCGGTACTACACGTTGGAGCTGCCCGGCGCCGGGGAGGTGTTGTACGCCTCGACGAGTCTGCTGTCGGTGATCTGCACGACGAACGTGGGGGGGAGCTATACGCAGAGTGGGGAGATCGACCCGGCCCTGCTGCGCCGGTTTCAGCGGACGTTGTTTCTGGAGTATCCGGAGGCGGCGGACATTCTGCCGGTGTATCGGCAGGCCTGCGCGCCGGCAGCGGAGGTGGCGTACAGCCTGGAGGTGGTCACGCGCTCGAGTACGACCGCAGATGGGCAGCTGCTAGAGCGGCCGATGAACATTGGCGTCACGCTGAATTACCTCGCGGAAGTGCAGGACCTGCTGGATATGGGGATGCTCCTGCGGGCCGCGCTGGAGGCCGCCTTACTGGTGACCGTGGTGCCGTTCTGCTGCGCGATGACCCAGGCGGGAACGCCGGACGAGGCAGGCATCAACATGCTCAAGGTCAAATTGCAGGCTGAATGCCAGCAGCGCAAAGTCGCTTAA
- a CDS encoding vWA domain-containing protein: protein MTPSAHWWQAPHIQDWSRQTWRYYSWRPTYQLTLTTSEPTAYVNMKAKQVVCNPEYPYPPLLYRSGVRGLPSDIRAFHVAYLESLIAHEAGHTHHSGDLPAGLLGQLVNIIEDERMERLMAQTFPQLQALFHLAADADAAHSIAGGGTGGDLIRGCLLHRFTWHHPTWAYIPDQADAHPWPRVCTILEDAWTAPDFADVITAARDILNILGLPADAPRRDDLAHLLDGTGQQVLSSDERAQEDPQGAGSGKGNGGGRPTRPIPEQLPTATTLELKAQLTGLSRQLAGLLQAKGKPSHVQQSRDRGRYRADRALTGSERCFDQRVGAEKLTETHVRLAVDISGSMKGDNMDAARELTFALTYAAQLAGVPLIAVAFDEQIVPLVDPGQPGGDTALNTVAQLHARGSTVLSPALEALWRPVLPGQSLTFVITDGGLCSDDYQDCQRLRGKHKGMIIPVLLGDAPRIQAQYEAAFGRCVALRDGAHLLTYFPSFLRAFLK from the coding sequence ATGACCCCTTCCGCGCACTGGTGGCAGGCCCCCCACATCCAGGACTGGAGCCGCCAGACTTGGCGCTACTACTCCTGGCGTCCCACCTACCAGCTCACCTTGACGACCAGTGAACCCACGGCCTACGTCAACATGAAGGCCAAGCAGGTCGTCTGCAATCCGGAGTACCCCTATCCCCCACTTCTGTACCGCAGTGGCGTGCGTGGGCTCCCCAGCGACATCCGCGCCTTCCATGTCGCTTACCTCGAAAGCTTGATCGCGCACGAGGCCGGCCACACCCATCACAGCGGAGACCTCCCCGCCGGTCTCCTTGGGCAGCTCGTCAACATCATCGAGGACGAACGCATGGAACGCCTTATGGCCCAGACGTTCCCTCAACTCCAGGCACTCTTCCACCTCGCCGCCGACGCTGATGCCGCACACAGCATCGCGGGCGGTGGAACCGGCGGTGACCTCATCCGGGGTTGCCTCCTCCATCGCTTCACCTGGCACCACCCTACTTGGGCCTATATCCCGGACCAGGCCGACGCCCATCCCTGGCCCCGCGTGTGCACCATCCTCGAAGATGCTTGGACCGCTCCAGACTTCGCGGACGTCATCACGGCCGCGCGCGACATTCTGAACATCCTTGGCCTCCCTGCGGACGCCCCCCGACGCGATGACCTTGCGCACCTCCTCGACGGCACGGGACAACAGGTCCTCTCCTCTGACGAACGGGCGCAAGAGGACCCCCAGGGTGCAGGCTCCGGCAAGGGGAACGGTGGTGGACGGCCCACGCGTCCCATACCGGAGCAGCTCCCCACCGCCACGACCCTGGAACTCAAAGCGCAACTCACCGGGCTCAGCCGACAACTTGCTGGTCTCCTCCAGGCCAAGGGTAAGCCCAGCCACGTGCAGCAGAGTCGGGACCGGGGCCGCTACCGGGCCGACCGTGCCCTCACCGGCAGCGAACGGTGCTTCGACCAGCGGGTGGGTGCTGAGAAGCTCACCGAAACCCATGTGCGCCTGGCCGTGGACATCAGCGGCAGCATGAAGGGCGACAACATGGACGCCGCACGGGAACTGACCTTCGCGTTGACCTATGCCGCCCAGCTTGCGGGCGTCCCGCTCATCGCCGTGGCCTTCGACGAACAGATCGTCCCCCTCGTGGACCCAGGGCAGCCGGGCGGCGACACGGCCCTGAACACGGTCGCCCAATTGCACGCCCGCGGGAGCACCGTCCTCTCCCCTGCCCTCGAAGCCCTTTGGCGGCCCGTCCTCCCGGGGCAAAGCCTGACCTTCGTGATCACGGATGGTGGGCTGTGCAGTGACGACTACCAGGACTGCCAGCGTCTCCGAGGCAAGCACAAGGGCATGATCATCCCCGTCCTCCTCGGAGACGCACCCCGGATTCAGGCGCAGTACGAAGCGGCGTTCGGGCGGTGCGTTGCTCTTCGGGATGGAGCGCACTTACTGACGTACTTCCCAAGTTTTCTGCGCGCCTTCCTAAAATGA
- a CDS encoding toprim domain-containing protein, with product MSQFIRMSLTTAIDTCDLPGLIAHLCGHEAVRGLGTKGGTICDPRPGMHEANPSFSVWRNGAGTWMWKKRGRNSGQGTAFTFLTSLGQSGAQARQALLEFTGTASTWDEGSGGAKHTVTFTPRDTLAEARQKAAEVRPMTQRQFGELRDRLEPLKAEDAAAQELARRGLWLADGLQAFKYEGDLVFLVRGPDGRAYNIKRRRTDAVKSKYQVMVPGLSTPAWCNPRYGQAKRVLLVEGELNAAAAWRVIRQSGLDLDVQGLAGTDTWPFLEGLDREVLIYADADRSGDGMRARMQDLAFASGAPRVQQLPALPAGQDFCDVLGEQGVAALERVLHAQHERPVEEETLTLWPAQFEVQQAARMSVLLGQPEDHRAWPLVRPR from the coding sequence GTGAGCCAGTTCATTCGTATGAGTCTCACCACCGCCATTGACACCTGCGATCTGCCTGGTCTGATCGCCCACCTCTGCGGGCACGAGGCCGTCCGGGGCCTGGGCACCAAGGGCGGCACCATCTGCGATCCGCGCCCCGGCATGCACGAGGCCAACCCGAGCTTCAGCGTCTGGCGCAATGGGGCCGGCACGTGGATGTGGAAGAAGCGCGGGCGGAACAGCGGGCAGGGCACGGCGTTCACCTTCCTGACTAGTCTCGGTCAGTCCGGCGCCCAGGCCAGGCAGGCCCTCCTGGAGTTCACCGGCACGGCGAGTACCTGGGACGAGGGCAGCGGAGGCGCGAAACATACCGTGACCTTCACGCCCCGGGACACGCTCGCCGAAGCGCGGCAGAAGGCAGCCGAAGTGCGCCCCATGACGCAACGCCAGTTCGGGGAGTTGCGCGACCGCCTTGAGCCACTGAAGGCCGAGGATGCGGCCGCGCAGGAACTCGCGCGTCGAGGCCTGTGGCTCGCGGACGGCCTGCAGGCGTTCAAGTACGAGGGCGATCTGGTCTTCCTGGTGCGGGGTCCGGATGGGCGGGCGTACAACATCAAGCGCCGGCGCACGGACGCGGTGAAGAGCAAGTACCAGGTCATGGTTCCGGGCCTGAGCACGCCGGCCTGGTGCAACCCCAGGTACGGGCAGGCCAAGCGGGTACTGCTCGTCGAGGGTGAGCTGAACGCGGCGGCCGCATGGCGGGTCATCCGGCAGTCGGGCCTCGACCTGGATGTACAGGGGCTCGCGGGGACGGACACCTGGCCGTTCCTCGAAGGGCTGGACCGTGAAGTCCTGATCTACGCGGACGCCGACCGGAGTGGAGACGGCATGCGTGCGCGAATGCAGGACTTGGCGTTCGCCTCCGGCGCGCCCCGGGTCCAGCAGTTGCCGGCCCTGCCTGCGGGCCAGGACTTCTGTGACGTCCTCGGCGAACAGGGTGTGGCGGCCCTGGAGCGGGTGCTGCACGCCCAGCACGAGCGGCCGGTGGAGGAGGAGACGTTGACGCTCTGGCCAGCCCAGTTCGAAGTGCAGCAGGCGGCCCGGATGAGCGTGCTGCTGGGGCAGCCTGAAGATCACCGCGCGTGGCCGCTGGTTCGCCCTCGCTGA
- a CDS encoding ParB/RepB/Spo0J family partition protein, translating into MRGTRPKLSLDFTSSDLVSGLKSPSVLLLSPLKIRVRDEFNPRGRHTNQEEAFSEDRLLDLGESLRRDGVLSPLLVSQDAEGEYWLIAGERRLRAARLVNLNEVPVILKDEQNSYRIALIENLQRENLNAVDETFGVLQLLAQETGLDQDELPAALRQAARKDAEDPHELGKKLRSYGNHSLDAWARHRLNFLRLSSLELDAIRSRLAPWRNIIELVRLPEGNDRKLLLDKITQDALSLKQISAEVNSILGKKTVSPEFKQLFKGINPERVAALPDDKRAEARALLQKLQEILS; encoded by the coding sequence ATGCGTGGCACTCGTCCCAAGCTCAGTTTGGACTTCACATCTAGTGATCTTGTGTCGGGGTTAAAGAGTCCAAGCGTACTTCTGTTGTCTCCTCTGAAGATTCGAGTACGTGATGAATTTAATCCACGTGGACGGCACACAAATCAGGAAGAGGCATTTAGCGAGGATCGGCTCTTAGATTTAGGGGAAAGTCTGAGGCGGGATGGGGTACTTTCTCCTTTGCTGGTAAGTCAAGATGCCGAGGGGGAGTACTGGTTGATTGCAGGTGAACGGCGACTACGCGCCGCCCGTCTTGTCAACCTCAATGAAGTGCCTGTTATATTGAAAGATGAGCAAAATAGCTATCGTATTGCTCTGATAGAGAATCTACAGAGGGAAAATCTCAATGCTGTTGATGAAACATTTGGAGTTCTTCAACTTCTAGCGCAAGAAACTGGATTAGATCAAGATGAATTACCGGCAGCTCTGCGGCAGGCCGCTCGGAAGGATGCGGAAGATCCTCACGAACTTGGTAAGAAGCTACGAAGCTATGGAAATCATTCTTTAGACGCTTGGGCACGACATCGTCTCAATTTTTTGCGTTTATCATCACTAGAATTGGATGCCATTCGAAGTAGGCTTGCCCCTTGGCGCAATATTATTGAGCTTGTTCGTCTTCCTGAGGGAAATGACAGAAAACTTCTTTTGGATAAGATCACGCAAGATGCCTTATCTCTCAAACAGATTTCTGCTGAAGTAAATAGTATTCTTGGAAAAAAGACTGTTTCTCCGGAATTTAAGCAGCTATTCAAGGGTATCAACCCCGAGAGAGTGGCTGCTCTACCTGACGATAAGCGTGCCGAAGCACGCGCACTTCTCCAAAAGCTCCAAGAGATCCTGAGCTGA
- a CDS encoding N-6 DNA methylase, whose amino-acid sequence MTKTPSAQPQLLTTDLFGTWQPPTPAKSKKAPKVTKTLTLPPIDVEAARVDDAELRAFALQSAPQPSGRPLHRPMGVEALQTSDVATRLKANALADQIARMDGELTPEAVRALLAFSGAGGLGDQSASTNAFYTPSALAKFCWEIAAVLKAGPSALEFAAGGGAFLETASRYTEITAVELDETSSLVTRALYPDVAHHHVPFESYHRQSQDRPFNLVIGNPPYGGRGESGNLDRPHIRAAHWYFTFAGLERLLPGGYMITVVPEAMLRNPSEQKSREELLDRAHLLGAFLVPEGAFRLTGAGVTTAVLVLRRHDAGVYEVLQALTP is encoded by the coding sequence ATGACCAAAACCCCCTCGGCTCAGCCCCAACTGCTCACCACCGACCTGTTCGGCACCTGGCAGCCCCCCACTCCCGCCAAGAGCAAGAAGGCCCCCAAGGTCACCAAGACCCTCACCCTCCCTCCCATCGACGTGGAGGCTGCCCGGGTGGACGACGCCGAGCTGCGGGCCTTCGCCCTCCAGAGTGCCCCGCAGCCCAGCGGCCGTCCCTTGCACCGTCCGATGGGGGTCGAGGCCCTCCAGACCAGTGACGTAGCCACCCGCCTGAAGGCGAACGCCCTCGCCGACCAGATTGCCCGCATGGACGGGGAATTGACCCCGGAGGCCGTGCGTGCCCTGCTGGCGTTCAGTGGCGCCGGTGGCCTAGGCGACCAGAGCGCTTCGACGAATGCCTTCTACACGCCGAGTGCCCTGGCGAAGTTCTGCTGGGAGATCGCGGCTGTCCTCAAAGCGGGACCGAGTGCCCTGGAGTTTGCTGCTGGGGGTGGAGCGTTCCTCGAAACGGCCTCCAGATACACCGAGATCACCGCCGTCGAACTTGACGAAACGAGCAGCTTGGTCACCCGGGCCCTGTATCCGGACGTGGCCCATCATCACGTCCCCTTCGAGAGCTACCACCGGCAGTCTCAGGACCGGCCCTTCAATCTGGTGATTGGTAACCCGCCCTATGGCGGCCGTGGGGAGAGTGGCAATCTGGACCGGCCACACATCCGCGCAGCGCACTGGTACTTCACCTTCGCAGGTCTGGAGAGATTGCTGCCGGGCGGGTACATGATCACGGTGGTCCCCGAGGCCATGCTGCGCAACCCGAGCGAGCAGAAGTCCCGCGAGGAGCTCTTGGACCGCGCGCACCTGCTGGGCGCCTTCCTCGTGCCCGAGGGCGCCTTCCGGTTGACCGGTGCGGGTGTGACGACGGCCGTCCTCGTGCTGCGCCGGCATGACGCGGGGGTTTACGAGGTACTCCAGGCCCTGACGCCTTAG
- a CDS encoding type II toxin-antitoxin system prevent-host-death family antitoxin: protein MTPVSPPIKVRGKEIRKELSRVLVQVGDGQHVLITHHDRPVAAIIPIEDYYRLPPQPQEGDMQVISIYNQAGGAGKTTVTRDLGYALTNRGYRVLLIDLDAQASLTRWLGLLTPTQDQPKPPASRLDRTVFSVISDPEADLPTPLRAFGMDVVPANSKLSAGDALLYDDRQRMDYLRRAIHSLKGRYDIVLLDAPPGRTSMALAAVAASDHMIIPVNASKALENINNVAEVLRDARLYAPNLNVLAFVPHSINTAQNHDKDILRYLNDELSALAPSTTPITFKNVLYKDASMAQEPIAVFAPKHSPKAEYDVLASEILQMLNLASKLEAGV, encoded by the coding sequence ATGACGCCAGTCAGCCCCCCCATTAAAGTTCGGGGGAAAGAAATACGCAAAGAACTGAGCCGTGTGCTGGTGCAGGTTGGTGATGGGCAACATGTGCTGATTACGCATCATGACCGACCTGTCGCAGCAATCATACCCATAGAAGACTATTACCGTCTTCCCCCACAACCCCAGGAGGGTGATATGCAAGTTATCAGTATCTACAATCAAGCGGGCGGGGCTGGAAAAACAACTGTCACCCGTGACCTTGGATACGCCTTGACGAATCGGGGTTACCGGGTCTTACTTATTGACTTGGACGCTCAGGCATCTCTTACGAGATGGCTGGGGTTATTGACTCCTACGCAAGATCAGCCTAAACCACCTGCAAGTCGGCTTGATCGTACCGTATTTAGTGTAATTAGCGATCCTGAAGCAGATCTGCCTACTCCACTTCGGGCATTTGGTATGGATGTTGTACCAGCGAACAGTAAACTTAGTGCCGGCGATGCTCTTCTATATGACGATAGGCAGAGAATGGACTATCTTAGAAGGGCAATACACAGCCTCAAAGGCAGGTACGATATTGTACTTTTAGATGCTCCTCCCGGTAGAACTTCAATGGCTCTGGCTGCTGTTGCTGCAAGTGATCATATGATCATACCAGTAAACGCCAGTAAAGCCTTGGAGAATATCAATAATGTTGCTGAAGTTTTAAGAGATGCCCGACTATATGCTCCAAATCTTAACGTACTGGCATTTGTTCCCCATTCTATAAATACCGCACAGAATCATGACAAGGATATCTTAAGGTATTTGAATGATGAACTATCTGCTCTAGCGCCAAGCACAACCCCGATAACTTTTAAAAATGTCCTCTATAAGGATGCCTCTATGGCTCAAGAGCCTATAGCTGTATTTGCACCAAAGCATAGTCCAAAGGCCGAATATGATGTTCTCGCTTCTGAAATTCTACAAATGCTCAATCTTGCGTCTAAGTTGGAGGCAGGAGTCTGA